A genome region from Anopheles stephensi strain Indian chromosome 2, UCI_ANSTEP_V1.0, whole genome shotgun sequence includes the following:
- the LOC118506758 gene encoding protein peste codes for MLQSTQHSAADTEKATVYQLANGHHTNNNGDCGKVRSQTKVPERRRTNMLVKEFCNRRCILTSSGLLLVASGTFFILFFPIIFQDILQEELKLRPGSRSYDSWVTPPFPLAMDVYFFNWTNPEDITNHSTKPILEELGPYRFIEHPTKVDIEWHDENATVSYRKKSIYYFDEEGSNGSLDDVISSINIVAVSAAKRSKYWGYLKQKGVSLGLNVYEQKINVVKTAGELLFDGYEDNMVLMGKHMFDADEVPFDRVGWFYTRNNSADLIGHYNIHTGVEDIAMLGKMGEWNYKPRTNFFEGTCGMLNGSAGEFFPPGLSKEHPIELFTPDMCRSLPLDFEEEVTIHGQKAYKYSGDRRAIDNGTLYPETACFSAGEIVPSGVLNISSCRFGTPVFVSFPHYYAADPFYLDQVEGLSPSKEKHQFYMSMEPTTSVPLDVAARLQLNIMIEPYENINLFSDVKRVFLPVLWFEQHVIMPPELAGEIGQALTIPSIVRLCGIVMVVFGVVLLLWTPLERMFFRRRRVAGTCGNKDSAAFNSVRSFNLTTEKGLLSAAEKKNGIPTTATAIVLVDKLLEKPEKLALTDSSPQMSSPEPESAPLIEGRNATIVKS; via the exons ATCACAGACGAAGGTCCCGGAACGAAGACGCACCAACATGCTGGTGAAGGAGTTCTGTAACCGGCGGTGCATCCTGACATCGTCCGGTTTGCTTCTGGTCGCCAGCGGTACCTTCTTCATCCTGTTCTTCCCGATCATATTCCAGGACATACTGCAAGAG GAGCTTAAACTTCGACCCGGTTCGCGGAGCTATGATTCCTGGGTAACGCCACCGTTCCCACTCGCGATGGATGTGTACTTCTTCAACTGGACCAATCCGGAAGACATTACGAATCACTCGACGAAACCGATCCTGGAAGAGTTGGGACCGTATCGGTTTATCGAGCATCCAACCAAGGTGGACATCGAATGGCACGATGAGAATGCGACCGTAAGCTATCGGAAGAAGAGCATCTACTACTTCGACGAGGAGGGCAGCAATGGCAGCCTGGATGATGTGATTAGCAGCATTAACATTGTGGCTGTG TCTGCCGCAAAACGATCCAAGTACTGGGGATATCTCAAGCAGAAGGGTGTCTCGCTGGGACTCAATGTGTACGAGCAGAAGATAAACGTGGTCAAAACGGCGGGCGAGTTGCTGTTCGATGGGTACGAGGATAATATGGTGCTGATGGGCAAACACATGTTCGACGCGGATGAAGTACCGTTCGATCGTGTCGGATGGTTCTATACG CGTAACAACTCTGCCGATCTGATCGGTCACTATAACATCCACACCGGTGTGGAGGACATCGCGATGCTTGGGAAAATGGGCGAATGGAACTACAAACCACGGACGAACTTTTTCGAAGGGACCTGTGGTATGCTGAACGGATCGGCTGGAGAATTTTTCCCACCAGGATTGTCCAAAGAGCATCCGATTGAGCTGTTCACGCCCGACATGTGCCGTAGTTTGCCGCTTGACTTTGAGGAAGAGGTTACAATCCATGGACAGAAGGCGTACAAGTATTCCGGTGATCGTAGGGCGATCGATAATGGAACGCTGTACCCCGAGACGGCTTGCTTCAGTGCGGGTGAGATCGTACCGTCGGGAGTGCTAAACATTTCGTCCTGTCGGTTCGGGACGCCCGTGTTCGTGTCGTTCCCGCATTATTACGCAGCTGATCCGTTCTATCTAGATCAGGTCGAGGGGCTGAGTCCTTCGAAGGAGAAGCATCAGTTCTACATGTCGATGGAACCG ACCACCTCCGTTCCGTTGGACGTTGCCGCTCGCTTGCAGCTAAACATCATGATCGAACCGTACGAGAATATCAA CCTCTTCTCTGACGTTAAACGAGTCTTCCTGCCCGTCCTATGGTTCGAGCAGCACGTCATTATGCCACCCGAGCTTGCCGGGGAAATCGGTCAGGCACTCACCATTCCCTCGATCGTACGGCTCTGTGGCATCGTGATGGTTGTGTTTGGCGTAGTGCTCCTTCTCTGGACGCCACTAGAGCGTATGTTCTTCCGTCGGCGGCGTGTTGCCGGAACGTGCGGCAACAAAGACAGCGCTGCATTCAACAGTGTCCGTTCGTTCAATCTTACGACCGAAAAGGGCTTGCTTTCTGCGgcggagaagaaaaatggtATACCGACAACAGCCACCGCCATTGTGCTGGTGGACAAACTGCTCGAAAAACCCGAAAAGCTTGCGCTAACCGATAGCAGCCCGCAGATGTCTTCGCCCGAGCCGGAAAGTGCTCCACTGATCGAGGGTAGAAATGCGACCATTGTGAAATCTTGA